In one window of Dokdonia sp. PRO95 DNA:
- a CDS encoding gluconokinase: MKNVYIVMGVSGCGKSTIGKMLSKQLRVPFYDADDFHPQVNVDKMASGIPLQDEDRWPWLDSLAGEIQQWSSDQGAVLACSALKEIYRERLFSQSAFEKAKQNFIYLDANFEALSKRLASRKNHFFNPSLLQSQFDTLEVPQYGIHVAATLAKEDIIKRIQQIIEQ; this comes from the coding sequence ATGAAGAATGTATACATAGTTATGGGCGTTTCCGGTTGCGGAAAAAGCACCATTGGTAAGATGTTATCTAAGCAATTACGAGTTCCTTTTTATGATGCAGATGATTTTCATCCCCAAGTTAATGTAGATAAAATGGCATCTGGCATACCCTTACAAGATGAGGATAGATGGCCGTGGCTCGACAGTCTGGCTGGAGAGATACAGCAGTGGTCAAGTGATCAAGGAGCGGTTCTTGCTTGCTCAGCACTCAAGGAGATTTATAGGGAACGCCTATTTTCTCAATCTGCTTTTGAAAAAGCAAAACAAAACTTTATCTATCTTGATGCAAACTTTGAAGCACTGAGTAAACGGCTTGCTTCTAGGAAGAATCATTTTTTTAACCCTTCGTTATTACAGTCTCAGTTTGATACACTAGAAGTACCACAATATGGTATTCATGTGGCAGCTACTTTAGCAAAAGAAGACATCATAAAAAGAATACAACAAATTATAGAACAATAG
- a CDS encoding gluconate:H+ symporter codes for MDYQLLLAVIAGISVLLLLILRLKIQAFLALLITCIVVGVIAGMEPKSILDSVKNGMGGTLGFVATVVGLGALFGAILERSGGAQRLAESLLKKFGIDKSPWAIMLTGFFVAIPVFFDVAFIILIPIVYALQKKTGKSLLLYAIPLLAGLAITHTFIPPTPGPIAVAEILGADLGYVIIFGFLAGLPAAVIAGPLLARYLSKRMDITSPEDMVTEMEVPANAPSAGTILLIIAIPIFLIVCNTVLNSPLFEEGALPSWLIFGADLLGHPFVALIIANVVAWYFLGIRKGFTKDELLDISTKSLYPAGVIILLTGAGGAFKQILIDTGAGTMIAESLSGDFFPPVVFGFLVAAIVRVLQGSATVAMITAAGITAPLLGLTETSAPQLAVLVIAIASGASIFSHVNDSGFWLVKQYLGLTEKETFKSWTVMTSLIAIVGLIVSTILWFIV; via the coding sequence ATGGATTATCAACTACTACTAGCAGTAATTGCTGGGATTTCGGTCTTACTTCTTTTAATCCTTAGGCTCAAAATTCAGGCGTTTCTAGCATTGCTTATTACTTGTATTGTAGTGGGTGTAATTGCTGGCATGGAGCCGAAATCTATTCTCGATTCTGTAAAGAACGGAATGGGGGGAACCTTAGGTTTTGTAGCCACGGTAGTTGGGCTCGGAGCTTTATTTGGCGCTATTTTAGAACGATCAGGTGGAGCACAGCGACTAGCAGAATCCCTACTTAAGAAATTTGGAATAGATAAATCTCCTTGGGCAATAATGCTCACGGGATTTTTTGTCGCTATTCCCGTATTTTTTGATGTAGCATTTATCATTTTAATACCTATCGTTTACGCATTACAGAAGAAAACGGGAAAGTCGCTACTTCTATATGCTATCCCGCTGCTTGCGGGACTAGCAATCACGCATACCTTTATACCACCCACACCAGGACCTATTGCTGTAGCCGAAATTTTAGGAGCCGATCTTGGCTATGTTATAATATTTGGATTTTTAGCTGGTTTACCTGCGGCTGTTATTGCTGGGCCATTACTTGCACGGTATTTATCAAAAAGGATGGACATCACATCTCCAGAAGATATGGTAACCGAAATGGAAGTACCAGCAAATGCACCAAGTGCCGGAACTATTCTGTTAATAATCGCGATTCCTATTTTCTTAATCGTGTGTAATACCGTACTTAACAGTCCGCTATTTGAGGAAGGAGCTTTACCTAGTTGGCTCATTTTTGGAGCAGATTTACTTGGTCATCCATTTGTAGCGCTTATCATTGCAAATGTAGTTGCTTGGTACTTCTTAGGGATTAGAAAAGGATTTACTAAGGATGAGCTTCTTGATATTTCTACAAAATCTCTCTATCCAGCAGGAGTTATTATTTTACTAACAGGTGCTGGTGGAGCTTTTAAACAAATATTAATAGATACCGGTGCAGGCACAATGATTGCCGAAAGTTTAAGTGGCGACTTCTTTCCTCCTGTGGTTTTTGGTTTTCTAGTTGCAGCTATTGTAAGAGTGTTACAAGGTAGCGCAACGGTTGCTATGATTACAGCTGCTGGAATAACAGCTCCGTTGTTAGGACTAACGGAAACTAGCGCGCCACAGCTAGCAGTGCTTGTGATTGCAATAGCATCAGGAGCAAGTATATTTTCTCATGTAAATGACAGTGGCTTCTGGCTTGTAAAGCAATACCTAGGTCTCACAGAGAAAGAAACATTTAAGTCATGGACAGTCATGACCTCCCTTATCGCAATTGTAGGACTTATTGTCTCTACAATACTTTGGTTTATAGTATAG
- the purB gene encoding adenylosuccinate lyase: MSLSPLQAISPIDGRYASKTETLAPFFSEAALIKYRVKVEVEYFIALCELPLPQLEDVDKSVFTALREIYQDFTTEDAQAIKDIEKVTNHDVKAVEYFIKEKFDALDLASYKEFIHFGLTSQDINNTAIPMSLKDAMNQVYIPELLEVVDHLKQLVDEWANVPLLARTHGQPASPTRLGKEIEVFVVRIEEQLNLLNDIPSAAKFGGATGNFNAHKVAYPSIDWRAFGKSFVHDTLKMHHSFPTTQIEHYDHMAALFDGLKRINTILIDLDRDFWTYVSMDYFKQKIKAGEVGSSAMPHKVNPIDFENSEGNLGIANAIFEHLSAKLPISRLQRDLTDSTVLRNIGVPLGHTLIGLRSTVKGLNKLLINEEKIAADLENNWAVVAEAIQTILRREGYPNPYEALKALTRVNSKITKKSMAEFVDTLEVSAAIKKELKAITPQNYTGI; this comes from the coding sequence ATGTCGTTGTCACCACTTCAAGCCATCTCACCTATTGATGGTCGTTATGCTTCAAAAACAGAAACTTTAGCTCCTTTCTTTTCTGAAGCCGCACTTATCAAATACAGAGTAAAAGTAGAAGTAGAATATTTTATCGCTCTATGTGAGTTACCACTCCCACAACTTGAGGATGTAGATAAAAGTGTTTTTACCGCTTTGCGCGAAATTTACCAAGACTTCACTACAGAAGATGCGCAGGCAATAAAAGACATTGAGAAAGTAACAAACCACGATGTAAAAGCGGTAGAATACTTTATCAAAGAAAAATTTGACGCACTCGATCTTGCATCATATAAAGAGTTTATCCACTTTGGATTAACGTCTCAAGATATTAATAATACTGCGATCCCGATGTCTCTTAAAGACGCGATGAATCAAGTATATATTCCAGAACTATTGGAGGTTGTAGATCACCTTAAACAACTTGTAGATGAGTGGGCAAACGTTCCTTTACTAGCTCGTACACATGGACAACCAGCTTCTCCTACTCGACTAGGAAAAGAGATTGAGGTTTTTGTGGTTCGTATAGAGGAGCAACTTAATCTATTAAATGATATTCCTAGTGCTGCAAAATTTGGTGGTGCTACAGGAAACTTCAACGCACATAAAGTAGCATACCCATCTATAGACTGGAGAGCATTTGGTAAATCATTTGTACATGACACGCTTAAAATGCACCACTCCTTCCCTACTACACAAATAGAGCACTATGATCACATGGCGGCATTATTTGATGGACTTAAACGTATTAATACCATTTTAATTGATCTTGATCGTGATTTCTGGACCTATGTGTCTATGGATTACTTCAAGCAGAAAATTAAAGCTGGAGAAGTAGGTTCTAGTGCAATGCCACATAAAGTGAACCCAATTGACTTTGAAAACAGTGAAGGAAACTTAGGTATTGCAAACGCTATTTTTGAGCACCTTTCTGCAAAGCTACCTATCTCAAGACTACAAAGAGATCTTACGGATAGTACAGTATTAAGAAACATAGGTGTTCCATTAGGACATACATTAATAGGATTACGTTCTACCGTAAAAGGATTGAACAAACTATTAATAAACGAAGAAAAAATCGCTGCCGACTTAGAAAATAACTGGGCTGTAGTAGCTGAGGCTATCCAGACTATTTTAAGAAGAGAAGGATATCCTAATCCTTACGAAGCGCTCAAAGCACTTACGAGGGTAAATAGTAAGATTACAAAGAAGTCTATGGCTGAGTTTGTAGATACACTTGAGGTAAGCGCGGCAATTAAGAAAGAATTAAAAGCAATTACTCCTCAAAATTATACGGGAATATAG
- a CDS encoding DUF58 domain-containing protein — protein MAIIKFIKGFFVHQRLFYALAFIGVLYLISYWFNSLFGITNILLLVLVLAFFVDALVLFRASGKIRGVRELPEKFSNSDANELPVVLENKYPFAVTLDIIDEIPEQFQKRDFSKVIEIPARETRSFVYSLRPTERGEYTFGHLNVYVSTKLKLVKRRYRFEKDQMVKVYPSFIQMKKYAFLALDNRLTMHGMKKIRRLGHTMEFEQIKDYVPGDDARTINWKATAKRASLMVNQFQDEKSQPVYALIDASRVMKMPFKGLTLLDYAINSTLAFSNIALKKKDKVGMLTFAETIKNHLPASSKKTHLQTILEVLYNIDTKFLDSDYGALYNQVKRKITQRSLLLLYTNFEHLTALERQLPYLKALSRKHVLVVIFFQNTELDQLIATPAETLPEVYHKTIAQKADLDKKVMVARLEQYGIQTILTKPDDLTVSTINKYLEIKARGLL, from the coding sequence GTGGCTATTATAAAATTTATAAAAGGTTTTTTTGTTCACCAGCGTTTATTCTATGCGCTGGCATTTATAGGTGTGCTTTATTTAATTTCCTATTGGTTTAATAGCCTTTTTGGAATTACTAATATCTTACTACTAGTACTGGTACTCGCATTTTTTGTGGATGCATTAGTTCTTTTTCGCGCAAGCGGAAAAATTAGAGGTGTAAGAGAGCTTCCAGAAAAATTCTCAAACAGTGATGCAAACGAGCTTCCTGTAGTTCTTGAGAATAAATACCCATTTGCAGTTACGCTTGATATTATAGACGAAATACCAGAGCAGTTTCAAAAACGTGATTTTAGTAAAGTAATTGAGATACCAGCACGAGAAACAAGGTCATTTGTATATTCTTTGCGTCCTACAGAGCGTGGTGAGTACACCTTTGGGCATCTCAATGTGTACGTGAGCACAAAGCTCAAACTTGTAAAACGTCGCTACCGCTTTGAAAAAGATCAGATGGTAAAGGTGTACCCATCTTTTATCCAGATGAAAAAGTATGCATTTCTTGCCCTAGATAATAGACTTACTATGCACGGCATGAAAAAAATACGCCGCCTGGGACACACGATGGAGTTTGAGCAAATTAAAGACTACGTCCCTGGTGATGATGCACGTACTATTAACTGGAAAGCAACGGCAAAGCGTGCGAGCCTTATGGTAAATCAGTTTCAAGACGAGAAGTCGCAACCTGTATATGCGCTCATAGATGCTAGCCGCGTGATGAAGATGCCTTTTAAAGGCCTGACGCTATTAGATTATGCGATTAACAGTACGCTTGCATTTTCAAATATTGCTCTAAAGAAAAAAGACAAAGTGGGCATGCTCACCTTTGCAGAGACTATTAAAAATCACCTTCCTGCGAGTAGTAAGAAAACGCACCTGCAGACTATTCTAGAGGTGCTTTACAATATTGACACTAAGTTTTTAGACAGTGATTATGGTGCGTTATACAACCAAGTAAAACGTAAAATCACACAGCGCAGCTTACTACTATTGTATACAAATTTTGAGCACCTAACTGCGCTTGAAAGACAGTTGCCTTATTTAAAAGCGCTTTCGCGAAAACATGTCTTGGTAGTTATCTTTTTCCAAAACACGGAACTCGATCAGCTTATTGCAACACCTGCCGAAACACTTCCAGAGGTGTATCATAAAACGATTGCCCAAAAAGCAGATCTTGATAAAAAAGTAATGGTTGCACGACTTGAACAATACGGTATTCAAACCATATTAACCAAGCCAGATGATCTCACGGTAAGTACTATTAATAAATATCTAGAAATTAAAGCAAGAGGCCTATTATAA